The Chaetodon auriga isolate fChaAug3 chromosome 22, fChaAug3.hap1, whole genome shotgun sequence genome contains a region encoding:
- the LOC143315118 gene encoding angiopoietin-related protein 5-like, which translates to MQVKMKNLVGYLGLTLAFLLSGAEQMEQQTAVTYSQGTDCTQIKALSPQASSGVYIIHPPGVKTPLMVYCEMRPDGGWMVFQRRTGGELSFDRNWAAYKNGFGDLTQDHWLGLKKVYSLTKNKTQKWTMRVDLWDHEGGTAYAQYQDFRLGSEKAAFKLNVGTYEGNAGDAIRGAYPGIDQNGFGFSTVDRDNDGCPCIFGDILETSCTMSDGGGWWYSRCGSASLNGDWHPADDNIGWASGLHWETWKTHAPYSVKATRMMIKSV; encoded by the exons ATGCAG gtcaaaatgaagAATCTGGTTGGGTATTTGGGACTCACCTTGGCATTCCTTCTGAGTGGCGCAGAACAGATG GAACAACAGACAGCAGTAACTTACTCTCAAG GCACAGACTGCACACAGATCAAGGCTCTCTCACCACAAGCATCCAGTGGGGTCTATATAATCCATCCTCCTGGAGTCAAGACCCCATTGATG GTCTACTGTGAGATGCGACCAGATGGAGGCTGGATGGTGTTTCAGAGACGCACTGGGGGAGAACTTTCCTTCGACAGGAACTGGGCAGCATATAAAAATGGTTTCGGAGACCTGACAC AGGACCACTGGCTCGGTCTGAAGAAGGTTTACTCTCTGACCAAGAACAAGACCCAGAAGTGGACCATGAGAGTTGACCTGTGGGACCATGAAGGAGGCACTGCTTACGCCCAGTACCAAGACTTTAGACTGGGCAGTGAGAAAGCAGCTTTCAAGCTGAATGTCGGAACATATGAAGGAAATGCAG GTGATGCCATTCGCGGTGCCTATCCAGGCATTGACCAGAACGGCTTCGGCTTCAGCACGGTTGACCGTGACAATGACGGCTGCCCGTGCATCTTTGGTGACATCCTTGAAACTTCATGTACCATGTCAGACGGTGGCGGTTGGTGGTACAGCCGCTGCGGCTCTGCCAGTCTGAATGGCGACTGGCATCCTGCTGATGACAACATCGGTTGGGCTTCAGGCCTCCACTGGGAAACCTGGAAAACCCATGCTCCTTACTCTGTCAAGGCCACTAGAATGATGATCAAGTCTGTGTGA
- the LOC143314882 gene encoding NACHT, LRR and PYD domains-containing protein 3-like, giving the protein MACVPELLFATLEELVDKDLRTFQWFLYSKVLEGVPHIPKSRVDGVDRLGTVDLLVHTYGYDDAVTVTVDILMRMKLKLWAETLKKKYDEGLSNQVGKEIDHHAIQEKLKSTLKEKYQNIYEGNADEGDTIYLNKIYTELHVIEGAWGGFNEEHEVRQQRSSHVLTDETSIKASDIFKPKPNQEKRIRTVLTQGIPGVGKTVCAQKFTLSWAEGEENQDITFLFPLPFRELNPNIGEKDYSLMQLLHQFFPEMKPLETLGTGCKVLFIFDGLDETLLPLNFKHNKVLRDETEPASLDVLITNLITGDLLSNGLIWITSRPAAASRIPRKHIHQWTEVRGFANEQREEYFKRRLHDDNLAISVINHVKSSRSLYIMCQIPVFCWITVTVMKKMLRNNVTGGMPNTLTEMYAYLLLCQTDRMIEGHYPIESNNVVLKLAELAFRQLEKGKLIFYEADLKECGMNVKEATVYSGVCTEVFMMEGRRRREVFSFVHLTIQEFLAAVYVHHSYMQRKENVLLGYLKRISTRWLPKCVFSFHKTAIEKALESKDGHWDLFLRFLLGLSLKSNQELLGRILHLEAEGEEHVARTIQFIKEKIKEEPETKINLFHCLSELKEESLVQEVQTFMSSGKLLAKNLSPVQWSALTFELMTTEAAGEEFDLKKYIRSEEGVEKLLTVITSSTRALLNYCNLTENCCEVLASALSSTSSRLTELDLSNNRLRDSGVKLLSVGIGSPHCKLKSLRLHKCKLEGDCCKVLAVALSTESTQLNELDLSANDLQEAGLQALCVGLRSHHCKLETVRLNQCKLKGSCCADLATVLSSGTSHLKTLDLSNNSLKDSGVSLLTAALRSSHCRLERLRLSWCGLTQKCCSHIGSALSSDFANLRELDLSGNKLQGADIHLLCDGLRSPHCKLETFRLNECNLKKCCADLASVLSSNTHLKELDLSGNDLQDSEVKLLSAGLASTDCKLEMLRLSFCGVTQIGCTYLDSALSSNPSHLRQLDLSYNYLQDSGVKLISRHWNDPLCQLEDLRVDNNAECYLKSTLKNYACTLTLDTNTAAKSLFLHDSGKQVTWVRERQQYPDHPDRFESVSQVLCQQRLTQRHYWEVEWRGRWVDIAVAVRGIRRRASSHLCGFGSTDQSWSLYCSEDHYSAQHDHQHVEIPAPPSGSHRVAVYLDWPGGTLSFYSISSGTLNHLHTFYSTFTEALYPGFGMEEDDCSVTICKVEDFQELMSQSASAE; this is encoded by the exons ATGGCTTGTGTCCCAGAGCTGCTCTTTGCCACGTTGGAAGAACTGGTTGATAAAGATCTGAGGACTTTCCAGTGGTTCCTTTATAGTAAAGTCCTCGAGGGAGTCCCTCATATTCCAAAGTCGCGGGTCGATGGGGTGGACAGGCTGGGCACTGTGGATCTTTTGGTGCACACCTACGGCTATGACGACGCTGTCACGGTCACTGTGGATATACTGATGAGGATGAAACTCAAATTGTGGGCTGAAACACTAAAGAAGAAGTATGATGAAg GTTTAAGCAATCAGGTGGGCAAAG AAATTGACCACCATGCAAtccaagaaaaactgaaatccaCACTGAAGGAAAAGTACCAAAACATTTATGAGGGGAATGCAGATGAGGGAGATACTATCTACCTGAACAAAATCTACACCGAGCTGCATGTGATCGAAGGAGCCTGGGGAGGCTTCAATGAAGAGCATGAGGTCAGACAGCAGAGGTCCAGCCATGTATTGACAGATGAAACCTCCATTAAAGCTAGCGACATTTTCAAACCCAAGCCGAACCAAGAGAAGCGAATCCGAACTGTGCTTACTCAAGGTATACCTGGAGTGGGTAAAACTGTCTGTGCACAGAAGTTTACCCTGAGCTgggcagaaggagaggaaaatcaGGACATTACTTTCCTCTTCCCACTTCCTTTCCGTGAACTGAATCCCAACATAGGCGAGAAGGACTACAGTCTGATGCAGCTGCTCCATCAGTTCTTCCCTGAGATGAAACCCCTTGAGACGCTGGGAACAGGATGCAAAGTCCTCTTCATCTTTGACGGCCTGGATGAGACCCTGCTCCCCTTGAACTTCAAGCACAACAAGGTCTTGAGAGATGAGACGGAGCCGGCCTCACTCGATGTCCTGATCACGAACCTCATCACAGGAGATCTACTCAGCAACGGCCTCATTTGGATCACGTCCAGGCCGGCAGCAGCTAGCCGGATCCCTCGAAAGCACATCCACCAGTGGACAGAGGTGAGGGGCTTTGCTAAtgaacagagggaggaataCTTTAAGAGGCGTTTGCATGATGATAATCTTGCCATTAGTGTCATCAACCATGTGAAGTCCTCAAGAAGCCTCTATATCATGTGTCAGATACCAGTTTTTTGCTGGATCACAGTCACCGTAATGAAGAAAATGTTACGCAACAATGTGACAGGAGGCATGCCCAACACCCTGACTGAGATGTACGCATATCTTCTACTCTGCCAGACAGACCGGATGATAGAAGGGCACTACCCTATAGAAAGCAACAATGTTGTTTTGAAGCTAGCAGAGCTGGCATTCCGTCAGCTGGAGAAAGGCAAACTGATCTTCTACGAGGCTGACTTGAAAGAGTGCGGCATGAATGTTAAAGAGGCAACTGTCTACTCAGGAGTTTGCACAGAGGTCTTCATGATGGAGggcagaaggaggagggaagTTTTTAGCTTTGTACATTTAACCATCCAGGAGTTCCTGGCTGCTGTGTATGTCCATCACTCCTACatgcaaagaaaggaaaatgttcTTCTTGGATATCTGAAAAGGATATCTACAAGATGGCTGCccaagtgtgtgttcagttttcACAAGACTGCCATTGAAAAAGCCTTGGAGAGTAAAGACGGCCACTGGGACCTCTTCCTTCGCTTTCTCCTGGGACTGTCGCTGAAGTCGAACCAGGAGCTCCTGGGTAGAATACTGCAtttggaagcagagggagaggagcatGTGGCAAGAACCATCCAGTTTATCAAAGAGAAGATCAAAGAGGAACCAGAAACCAAgatcaatctgttccactgccTGAGTGAGCTAAAAGAGGAGTCTTTGGTGCAAGAGGTTCAGACTTTTATGAGTTCTGGGAAGCTTTTGGCCAAAAACCTTTCTCCAGTCCAGTGGTCAGCTCTTACATTTGAACTGATgacaacagaggcagcaggggAGGAGTTTGATTTGAAGAAGTACATAAGATCAGAAGAAGGGGTAGAGAAGCTGCTGACTGTCATTACTTCCTCTACACGTGCCCT GCTAAATTACTGCAACCTAACTGAGAACTGCTGCGAAGTGTTAGCCTCTGCACTGAGCTCAACCTCGTCTCgcctgacagagctggacctgagtaacaacagaCTGAGGGATTCAGGGGTGAAATTGCTTTCTGTTGGAATTGGGAGTCCACATTGCAAACTAAAGAGTTTAAG gtTACATAAGTGTAAACTGGAAGGAGATTGCTGCAAAGTTCTCGCTGTTGCTCTCAGCACAGAGTCTACCCAACTCAATGAACTGGACCTGAGTGCTAATGACTTGCAGGAAGCAGGATTGCAGGCTCTGTGTGTGGGACTGCGCAGCCACCACTGCAAACTGGAAACAGTGAG GTTGAACCAGTGCAAGCTCAAAGGGAGCTGCTGTGCCGATTTGGCTACAGTTTTGAGTTCAGGCACGTCTCATCTGAAAACTCTAGACCTGAGCAACAACAGCCTGAAGGACTCTGGTGTGTCCCTGCTTACTGCTGCACTGAGGAGTTCACACTGTAGACTGGAAAGGCTAAG GCTCAGCTGGTGCGGCCTTACACAGAAGTGCTGCAGTCACATTGGctcagctctcagctctgacTTTGCCAACCtcagagagctggacctgagtggAAACAAGCTGCAGGGTGCAGACATACACCTGCTGTGTGATGGACTGAGAAGTCCACACTGTAAACTAGAAACGTTCAG GTTAAATGAGTGTAACCTAAAGAAATGCTGTGCTGATTTGGCCTCAGTCCTCAGCTCTAACACTCACCTGAAGGAGCTTGATCTGAGCGGGAACGACCTGCAGGACTCAGAGgtgaagctgctctctgctggactggCAAGTACGGACTGTAAACTGGAGATGTTGAG GCTGTCGTTCTGTGGAGTCACTCAGATAGGCTGCACTTATTTGGATTCAGCACTGAGCTCCAATCCTTCTCACCTGAGGCAGCTGGACCTCAGCTACAACTACCTGCAGGACTCTGGAGTGAAGCTGATCTCTCGTCACTGGAACGACCCACTCTGTCAACTGGAAGACTTACG TGTGGACAATAATGCAGAATGCTACTTGAAATCAACGCTGAAAAACT ATGCGTGTACACTGAcgttggacacaaacacagctgccaaGTCTCTCTTTCTGCACGACAGTGGAAAGCAGGTGACATGGGTCCGGGAACGACAGCAGTACCCAGATCACCCCGACAGGTTTGAGAGTGTCTCCCAGGTGCTGTGTCAACAAAGGCTCACCCAACGCCACTACTGGGAGGTGGAGTGGCGTGGACGCTGGGTGGATATCGCCGTGGCTGTGAGGGGGATCCGTCGGAGGGCGAGCTCTCACCTCTGTGGGTTTGGCTCCACAGACCAGTCGTGGAGTCTGTACTGCTCTGAGGATCACTACAGTGCTCAGCACGACCACCAGCATGTGGAAATACCAGCACCTCCATCTGGCTCCCACAGGGTTGCCGTCTACCTGGACTGGCCAGGTGGCACCCTGTCCTTCTACAGCATATCTTCTGGGACCCTCAATCACCTTCACACTTTCTATAGCACCTTCACAGAGGCCCTGTACCCTGGGTTtgggatggaggaggatgacTGCTCTGTAACTATTTGTAAAGTGGAGGATTTCCAAGAACTCATGTCTCAGTCAGCTAGTGCGGAATGA